From one Bombus affinis isolate iyBomAffi1 chromosome 9, iyBomAffi1.2, whole genome shotgun sequence genomic stretch:
- the LOC126920400 gene encoding protein takeout-like has translation MRFYGFSLILLVTSCLSISSLVPELPSFLKICHQSDPFLDDCIMQSVVSLKPHLKNGIAALGIPACEPLRLEEIQIDQISGPIYIHARYNNVSIYGGTNFVPKSISFDLDKDVVHLDLYIPRLEMIANYIMDGRIIMLPITGNGIGYGNFTDIDAIVALQLERYRNERTGLIHQKVDDIYVDFEIGHATVRLDNLFNGDETLSAAMNLFLNENWSTVITEIRPKLEETVAMLVTNFTNTIFSVFPEDVLLPP, from the exons ATGCGGTTCTACGGATTTTCGTTAATACTTTTGGTGACAAGTTGCTTGTCGATTTCTTCACTTGTTCCAGAACTCC CATCGTTCTTGAAGATATGCCATCAAAGTGATCCATTCCTCGACGATTGTATAATGCAAAGTGTCGTTTCCTTGAAACCGCATTTAAAAAATGGAATAGCAGCTCTTGGGATTCCAGCGTGTGAACCGCTTCGCTTAGAAGAAATCCAAATTGACCAAATTTCCGGTCCAATTTATATTCACGCGAGGTATAACAACGTGTCCATTTATGGTGGCACTAACTTCGTACCTAAGAGCATCAG CTTCGACTTAGACAAAGATGTAGTACACCTGGATCTTTACATTCCACGGCTGGAAATGATAGCGAATTACATCATGGATGGTAGAATTATAATGCTACCAATCACAGGAAATGGTATCGGATACGGAAACTTCACGGACATCGATGCCATTGTCGCTCTGCAGTTGGAACGCTATCGTAACGAGAGAACAGGATTGATTCATCAGAAGGTGGACGACATTTATGTCGATTTTGAGATCGGTCATGCCACTGTGCGCTTAGATAATTTGTTCAACGGCGACGAAACGCTTTCAGCCGCCATGAATCTTTTCCTGAACGAGAACTGGAGCACGGTGATAACGGAAATAAGGCCGAAATTGGAGGAGACCGTTGCCATGTTGGTCACGAATTTCACGAATACGATTTTCTCGGTGTTTCCGGAGGATGTATTATTGCCACCTTGa